One window of Candidatus Nezhaarchaeota archaeon genomic DNA carries:
- a CDS encoding GHMP kinase, with translation MRVEVKAPARLHLGFITPAALEGRSYGSVGIAIEEPATLVRAERAGELRVEGFRAEDAKRFAVDILRRLNLPGARLIVERAPPPHIGLGSTTQLALTVAYAIGKVYGASIDPVEAAKVLGRGSRSGAGVYAFKYGGLVVDAGRGEGTEFPPLIFRCDFPSSWLFVAATPKGVGLSGRAEAEAFEALRSRPEVAYRAAYVALMKLIPAVLEEDFERFSLALTEFQTLVGEAFSEVQGGVFAEYSFKAIEALRALGIKGVGQSSWGPTVYGLVKAREAEEKLEEARRALPGCEVFLAKPSNRGASYQVLISD, from the coding sequence TTGAGGGTTGAGGTAAAGGCCCCGGCGAGGCTCCACTTAGGCTTCATCACCCCGGCTGCTCTCGAAGGGAGGAGCTACGGCTCAGTGGGCATCGCTATTGAGGAGCCGGCTACGCTAGTCCGGGCCGAAAGAGCGGGGGAGCTGAGGGTTGAGGGCTTTAGGGCTGAAGACGCTAAGCGCTTCGCCGTAGATATACTGAGGCGGCTAAACCTGCCCGGGGCTAGGCTTATCGTAGAACGGGCGCCTCCGCCGCACATTGGGCTGGGCTCGACGACTCAGCTAGCATTGACAGTAGCTTACGCCATAGGGAAGGTGTACGGGGCTAGCATCGACCCAGTCGAGGCGGCCAAGGTGCTCGGGAGGGGGTCTAGGTCCGGGGCGGGGGTTTACGCCTTTAAGTACGGAGGGCTAGTCGTAGACGCGGGGAGGGGCGAGGGTACAGAGTTCCCGCCGCTAATATTTAGATGTGACTTCCCCTCCAGCTGGCTCTTCGTAGCTGCTACGCCGAAGGGGGTGGGGCTAAGTGGACGTGCAGAGGCGGAGGCCTTTGAGGCCTTGAGGAGCAGGCCCGAGGTGGCTTACAGGGCGGCTTACGTAGCCCTCATGAAGCTGATCCCCGCGGTTCTAGAGGAGGACTTTGAGCGCTTCAGCCTAGCCCTCACAGAGTTTCAGACGTTAGTGGGCGAGGCGTTTAGCGAAGTTCAGGGGGGAGTATTTGCTGAGTATTCGTTTAAGGCTATCGAGGCCCTTAGGGCATTAGGGATTAAGGGGGTAGGGCAGAGTAGCTGGGGCCCCACTGTCTACGGATTAGTTAAGGCTAGGGAGGCTGAGGAGAAGCTAGAGGAGGCGAGGAGGGCCCTACCAGGTTGCGAAGTCTTTCTCGCTAAGCCGAGTAATCGTGGAGCTAGCTACCAGGTCTTAATAAGCGACTGA
- a CDS encoding adenosylcobalamin-dependent ribonucleoside-diphosphate reductase, with protein sequence MVSQVRKRDGRLEEFNPLKISSAILKAFNATGEGSAEEAERLAKQVVEAVEAKFGEEVPGVEDIQDIVEEVLIKAGYARTAKAYILYRQKRAEVRGVKEVYGVRDDLKLSVNAVRVLERRYLLKDERGRVVETTSQLFWRVARSIAAVDELYGASRDEVARSEVEFYRMMASLEFLPNSPTLMNAGTNIGQLSACFVIPVEDSIEGIFNALKLMAIVHKSGGGTGFSFSRLRPKGDVVASTMGVASGPVSFMRIFDVATEVIKQGGKRRGANMGVLRVDHPDILDFINAKAAPGLFNNFNLSVAVTDRFMEAVKEGGDYPLINPRTGEVVRRLPARDVFDLMVSNAWRTGDPGLLFIDEINRHNPTPKLGYIEATNPCGEVPLLPYESCNLGSLNLSKVVKRGEVDWNRLGGLVEKAVHFLDNVIDANRYPAPEIERMTKLNRKVGLGVMGFAEMLIQLGVPYDSSEALRVGEEVMKFISERAREASVNLGRLRGSFPSFEDSVWAGRFDALRNATLTSIAPTGTISIIANTSSSIEPLFALVYVRQVLEDVRLIEANPLFEKVARERGFYSQSLMLKVAKQGSLRGVGEVPEDVRRLFVTALEVDPEWHVRVQAAFQKYVDNAVAKTVNLRPEASMEDVRRVFTLAYELKCKGVTVYRYGSKPAQVLYVGVGVEAEAPTLSCPSTVCAF encoded by the coding sequence GCTACGGGGGAGGGCAGCGCTGAGGAGGCTGAGCGCTTAGCTAAGCAAGTGGTCGAGGCTGTTGAGGCTAAGTTTGGTGAGGAGGTCCCGGGGGTAGAGGACATCCAGGACATAGTAGAGGAGGTCTTAATTAAGGCTGGGTACGCGAGGACGGCCAAGGCGTACATCCTCTACCGCCAGAAGCGGGCCGAGGTGAGGGGGGTTAAGGAGGTCTATGGGGTAAGGGACGACCTCAAGCTCTCAGTTAACGCTGTCCGTGTCCTTGAGAGGAGGTACTTGCTGAAGGACGAGAGGGGTAGGGTGGTTGAGACCACTAGCCAGCTGTTCTGGAGGGTGGCTAGGTCGATAGCGGCCGTGGACGAGCTCTACGGAGCTAGCCGAGACGAGGTGGCGAGGTCTGAGGTGGAGTTCTATCGAATGATGGCTAGCTTAGAGTTCCTCCCGAACTCCCCGACGCTAATGAACGCGGGGACCAACATAGGCCAGCTCTCAGCCTGCTTCGTAATCCCGGTCGAGGACTCTATCGAGGGGATATTCAACGCCCTTAAGCTAATGGCGATAGTCCACAAGAGCGGCGGCGGCACTGGCTTTAGCTTCTCGAGGCTTAGGCCCAAGGGGGACGTCGTGGCCTCTACGATGGGGGTCGCTTCAGGCCCGGTGTCGTTCATGAGGATCTTCGACGTAGCCACTGAGGTGATAAAGCAGGGGGGTAAGAGGCGGGGGGCTAACATGGGGGTGCTGCGCGTCGACCACCCGGACATACTGGACTTCATTAACGCCAAGGCCGCGCCGGGCTTATTCAACAACTTCAATCTATCGGTGGCGGTGACCGATAGGTTCATGGAGGCGGTCAAGGAAGGGGGCGACTACCCGTTAATTAACCCGAGGACCGGGGAGGTAGTGAGGAGGCTGCCGGCTAGGGACGTGTTCGACTTAATGGTCTCGAACGCCTGGCGCACCGGAGACCCGGGCCTCCTCTTCATAGACGAGATCAATAGGCACAACCCAACTCCTAAGCTAGGCTACATAGAGGCTACGAACCCGTGCGGCGAAGTGCCCCTCCTGCCCTACGAGTCGTGTAACCTAGGCTCGCTGAACCTCTCCAAGGTAGTTAAGCGTGGAGAGGTCGACTGGAATAGGCTAGGGGGACTAGTTGAGAAGGCTGTGCACTTCTTGGACAACGTGATTGATGCTAATCGCTACCCAGCCCCGGAGATCGAGAGGATGACTAAGCTAAATCGAAAGGTGGGGCTCGGGGTAATGGGGTTCGCGGAGATGCTAATTCAGCTAGGGGTGCCCTACGACTCTAGCGAGGCCTTGAGGGTAGGGGAGGAAGTAATGAAGTTCATTTCAGAGAGGGCCCGCGAGGCTAGCGTGAACCTAGGTAGGCTCAGGGGCTCCTTTCCGAGCTTCGAGGATAGCGTGTGGGCTGGGAGGTTCGATGCGCTGCGCAACGCTACGCTTACGTCGATAGCCCCCACTGGTACCATAAGCATCATAGCGAACACGTCGAGCAGCATAGAGCCCCTCTTCGCCCTCGTCTACGTCCGCCAGGTGCTAGAGGACGTTAGGCTAATCGAGGCGAACCCGCTGTTTGAGAAAGTAGCTAGGGAGAGGGGGTTCTATAGCCAGTCGCTGATGCTTAAAGTAGCTAAGCAAGGTAGCCTGAGGGGGGTAGGCGAGGTCCCTGAGGACGTGAGGAGGCTCTTCGTAACCGCCCTCGAAGTAGACCCGGAGTGGCATGTGAGAGTCCAGGCAGCCTTCCAGAAGTACGTGGATAACGCCGTAGCTAAGACCGTGAACCTGAGGCCAGAGGCTTCGATGGAGGACGTGAGGAGGGTCTTCACGTTGGCCTATGAACTCAAGTGTAAGGGGGTGACCGTGTATCGCTATGGAAGCAAGCCTGCTCAAGTGCTCTACGTAGGAGTAGGGGTGGAGGCTGAGGCACCTACGCTGAGCTGCCCGTCGACCGTGTGCGCTTTTTAA